A window of the Planococcus citri chromosome 4, ihPlaCitr1.1, whole genome shotgun sequence genome harbors these coding sequences:
- the LOC135845019 gene encoding uncharacterized protein LOC135845019: protein MVSKSLIIIAFLLCAILDFNNAVDSSIFEDEEDYESSGSEGDEDDVVYPSLSCLIFEDIGCNSQCVVISDAFGTKSTGICNDENFCECNVENENSFDDEDAGKFIKNGKPNFTAIKKHVSDKLPKTLKSADIKDLSVLKYRPILLDILKEAENDSEAFDQLALDIRRTKNKSLGDVLSQYLKKNKLKEPMENIQNQLSVADIMAYYVVDELVKKVDGKNSIKRVNTSARRPATKKGKTSPEKVVNYERISPSMEASKTPANKTGNPSSMKDRFTLEDFDQSQLKGYGLLNKNWKGAGYKVSYQRSRKGDINLNWTKGQDQVSIQWYATKDVNQTWNFQNENVSVTISKTADGDINESWNFGMVKYQFSKSGGKFPNANWSSGKSSDNTRMLRQYHRYIDSWCEANNFLIIREYCVIYNKI, encoded by the exons ATGGTCAGTAAATCTTTAATAATTATCGCCTTTCTGCTGTGTGCAATTCTAG ACTTTAATAATGCAGTAGATAGTTCTATATTTGAAG ACGAGGAAGATTACGAGTCATCTGGAAGCGAAGGAGATGAAGacg ATGTAGTGTATCCTTCCTTGAGCTGTTTGATTTTCGAAGACATCGGTTGCAACAGTCAATGCGTAGTGATCAGCGACGCCTTTGGTACAAAATCCACTGGAATTTGTAACGACGAAAACTTTTGCGAATGCAacgtcgaaaatgaaaattctttcgACGACGAAGATGCCggtaaattcatcaaaaatggtaaaCCAAACTTCACCGCtataaaaaaacacgtttccgacaaattaccaaaaactctGAAATCCGCCGATATCAAAGACTTATCAGTGCTAAAATATAGACCAATTTTACTCGATATTCTCAAGGAAGCCGAGAACGATTCCGAAGCTTTTGACCAACTAGCACTCGACATTCGTCGcaccaaaaataaatctttGGGCGATGTTCTAAGCCAATACctgaagaaaaataaactcaaagAACCAATGGAAAACATACAGAACCAACTCAGCGTAGCCGATATCATGGCATACTACGTAGTTGACGAGTTAGTCAAGAAAGTGgacggaaaaaattccatcaaaagaGTTAACACGTCTGCCAGAAGACCTGCTACAAAGAAGGGAAAAACTTCGCCTGAGAAAGTAGTCAACTATGAAAGAATCTCACCATCCATGGAAGCAAGTAAGACACCTGCCAACAAAACAGGTAATCCTTCCTCAATGAAAGATCGTTTCACGCTCGAAGACTTCGACCAAAGTCAACTGAAAGGCTATGGATTACTGAATAAGAACTGGAAAGGAGCTGGATACAAAGTAAGCTATCAAAGAAGCCGCAAAGGTGACATAAATTTAAACTGGACCAAAGGCCAGGACCAAGTGAGTATACAATGGTATGCCACAAAAGACGTCAATCAGACTTGGAACTTCCAAAACGAAAACGTTAGCGTGACTATATCTAAAACTGCAGACGGTGATATCAAtgaaagctggaattttggtATGGTGAAATACCAATTTTCTAAATCCGGCGGTAAATTTCCCAATGCTAATTGGAGCAGTGGTAAATCAAGTgataatactcgtatgttaAGACAGTATCATCGATATATTGATTCTTGGTGTGAGGCAAACAATTTCCTCATCATACGAGAATATTGCGtcatttataataaaatatga